AAAGCATTAAAAAATCGCCACGACTTTTTTGCTACAATGGGTAGCACTGTTTCTGATCATGGTTTGGAACAGATCTATGCTGAGGATTATACTGAAGCAGAGATCAGAACCATCTTCTCAAAGATCAGAAGTGGCAAGGCTTTGGACTATACAGAAAATTTAAAGATCAAATCTGCTTTCCTAGTTGAATTTGCAAAATGGGATGCTGAAAAAGGTTGGGTGCAACAATTTCACTTAGGCGCATTGCGTAATAACAATGCACGCATGATGAGATTATTAGGACCGGATACCGGTTGGGATTCTATCGGTGATTTCTCTCAGGGAAAAGCATTGGCTAAATTCTTAAATAAGTTGGATACAACAGATCAATTGGCTAAAACAATTTTATACAACCTCAATCCTGCAGACAACGAAGTAATGGCAACTATGATCGGTAACTTCAATGATGGTTCCGTTGCAGGTAAGGTTCAGTTTGGTAGTGGCTGGTGGTTCCTGGATCAAAAAGATGGAATGATCAAACAAATGAATGCACTAAGCAATATGGGCTTATTAAGCAAGTTTGTGGGTATGCTGACAGACAGTCGCAGCTTTATGAGTTATCCTCGTCACGAATATTTCCGCCGCATATTATGTAACATGTTCGGTAGCGAAATAGAAAACGGTGAATTGCCGAATAATATCGAATGGGTTGGTAAAGTAATAGAAGATATCTGCTTCAACAACGCTAATGCTTATTTTGGCTTTAACGCTGTAAATAAAATAACTGCTAAATCAGCAGCATTGGTTTAATAAATGTTTGATTTTATTTTTTAGTAAGCCGCCTTTATAAGCGGTTTTTTGTTGCGTTAAATTCCTTTTCTTTGCGCAAAATTTTGCTATGCGCTTAAGGATGTTTCCAGCCTTACTGGGATTGCTATTTATTGCCCAGTCTGCTCAATCTCAATTTTTAATGGATATGGTGGATACCAGTAAAGATATTGGTAAAGGCATGTTGTCTATTTATAAACGATTTGATTTCATACGGATGGGTGGTTATATACAACCGCAATTTCAGGTTACACAGGAGCCGGGCGCTAAAAGTTATGCCGGTGGCGATTTTGCGCCAAATGTAGATAATCGTTTTATGCTTCGCAGGGGACGTATCCGTTTTGAATATGCACACTTTGCTGAACAAACAGGACCGTCTGTACAATTTGTTTTCCAGTTTGATGGAACGGAACGAGGCGTTTTCATAAGAGACTTTTGGGGAAGAATATTTGAAAATAAATTCAAGCTGTTTTCTTTTTCAATGGGCATGTTTGCACGCCCGTTTGGATATGAGATAAACCTTGCTTCAAGTGATAGGGAAAGTCCTGAAAGAGGAAGGATGAGTCAAATACTAATGAAGACGGAACGGGATATGGGGGCGATGGTTTCCTTTGAGCCTCGCAGGCAAAAAGGGTTCTTACATTATTTCAAGGTAGATGCCGGCTTCTTCAATGGACCCGGATTAAATGCTCCTGCAGATTATGACAGTCATAAAGATTTTATTGCAAGGGTAGCGATCAAACCTTTTCATATCAATAAAAAGATAACTTTTTCTACGGGGGTGTCATTGTTAGATGGAGGCTTTCTGCAAAACACCAAATATGTGTACACATCCAATCGTGATCTAAGATCATTTACTATTGATTCATCACAGAATAATATAGGTAAGATCGCACCAAGAAAATATTATGGTGCTGATGTGCAATTGAAAATTAAAGATAAGTAAGGCTGTTTTACAGAATTGCGTGGAGAAATAATTATAGGAAAACAAACAGCTACAGCAGCTACATCTGAAACACCTGCAGCATTACTAACCGGTACCGATGCGTATTATGTAAGAAATTTTAACGGTGCTTACTTTTATTTTTTACAGAATATCTGCAACTGGCATCACCAGTTAGGTGTTAAATATGATTGGTATGACCCCAATACAGATGTAAAAGGAAATGATATTGGCAAAGCCGGAACTAATACCAATGCGACAGATATTAAATATTCTACTTTAGGTTTTGGATATATTTATTACATCAATGAAAACGTAAAATTGGTTGTATGGTATGATAGGGTTATGAATGAAACAACTCAAGTAACCGGTTATGCCACTGATGTAAAAGATGATGTATTTACCTGCAGGTTACAATTCAGGTTTTAAAATGCCCATCCCGCTGTAACATAAAGTGTTGTCAGGTCGCCTAAATAATACTCATAATTGGCAGCATCAGTAGGTAAGCTATAATCTACCAATAACATTAACTTGTTTGCCAGCAAGATGCTTGTTTGTAAATTAAAAGACATTTCTAATGATGGCAGTTTATCTATAATGATTCCGTTATTTCTGTTGTCTTTCTTAATTGCTTCATTATTGTTTATATAACTAACACCAAGTCCTCCTGCTAATCTCCACGATAGTGTATTTGCCTGCACAATATTATATCCGGCATATGATATTAAGGAAGCTTTAAAACTTGATCTAAAGGTAAAAGTTTGATCGTAATAAGAGGGCCCACCTGTTTTATAGGTGCCACTATGATCATAAGAAGATACATTTAGTTGGGGTGAAAAAGAAAGTCTTCCAAAGTTTCTCTGAGTTGGAATAATTGCTCCAGCTATAAAAACCGGGCTTATAGATGTATTGTATTTTGCTAGCACAACAGGGAGCGTATTGTCACCGGAAACAGAGAATGAGTTAACAGCAATACCTCCGGAGATAAAATATTTTATTTTCTTTTTGTCCGCACTCTTTGATGTAATAGCAGCTGCAGGCGTATTATAAATAGTTTCTAAAAAATTTGCCAGGCTCAATTCATCATATTTAAGTTCGTTTACTTGAATTTTTTTATCAGCAATTTCAGCGGAAAAAACATTGGACAATTGCTGTTTATAAATATCTCCTTGAACAAATGCTGAAGTTTCTGAAATATAGCCTTTGTATTTTAATTCCTGTATTGGCTCATTTTTATACTTATAGAAATAATTTGTTCGTTTGGCATCCTGCAATTCAAATAGCTGAAATTGATAGTTGATGAAAATAATTCTTAAAAAGCAAGAGATAGCTTCTATCTGATCAGAAGAATCCGTTGTTGCTGTTTGTAATTCTGTTGGATTAAGCAAGCGAAACCCGGAATAGCTTACATAAGAATCGTATCCTTCTATTGAAAGATATTTACAGTTATTGGCAGTAAGTATTGTTTTAGTATCATTAGTCCCTATAAAAGTTACGTTGGCTGGGTTGTTTCCCCACTCTTTATAACCGGGGAAGCAACCTTTAATAGTGTCTCCGGAGGTAGTAATATAATAACCGGGTATTTTTTTATCAGTTTGTGAAAAACAAATAAAGGGAGAAAAAACTAAAAGGCATAGGAAGGTATTCAGTAAGGTTGATTTGTTGTTCATTTATAAGGTATTTTGGATGAAGATAAAGATTTATTAAATATAGAGAATAGGGGGTATGAATTTTTAAAGCTCAAGTAAGAAAATGAATAATACAAAAACGGTCTATTATCTAACAGACTCTTCTTTTTGTTTTTTGGAGGGTCTGGTCTTACGATAGAAATAGATTATAATGCCAATAATTATTGAATAAAAGTAGGCATCTAAAAAAAGCCCGATGAAATACGTTTGCCAATTGTAATTGGTGGTGTACCTAAAAAAATGGTAGATCAACTGCATAAAAGGAAACGAGAAAACAACGTATATATCGGAAAGAAAATGTTGAATAAAGCCGGCTTGTGCTCCATCTTTGTCAACACTGTCGGCTCCTAAAAAAGACAGGCAAGCCAATAAGAAAATAAAAAACGCACGTATAGTGATTCTTAAAAAATTTATGCTTTTAAAAAAGCGTTTAATCCTTCTCCGACGCTTACCATAAGCCATAACAGCAAAAGTTTAATTAAATGTATGCTATCAAAGGGCAGCTTGATCTTCTGTATAAAAATACATTATTTTAAGGGAGTTTTATCCGAAAATCTCATTCAATATACCCGCTAAACGTACGCCTGCTTTTAAGAGTTGAGCATTTATAATATGTATGTTATCATAGTTATACCGGTATCCTAATTTAGGGTTATCCAAACTAACGCCATTGTATATTTTCACTGCCAGCTCATGCGATTCAAAAACCCAATCGTAAAGTGGTGTTTTTTGCCATTGAAGTTTTTGAGATGGTGTAACATAATTAATAGCACCAGCATATTCGGTATAGCTTAATTGCTGAAAATCTATCAGCTTTTCATCCCATACAGAATGAAGATTGGTTTGCTCTTTGAACCATTGAACTTTAATTTTATTACCTCCCCAATCTTCTTCACGACTAACATGCAAAGGCTGATGAACATCACCTACAAAATGGACCAATAAACGCAGGTACATTTGCTGCTTGTCTTTTGCCAGGTTCTTTTTCTTCAATTCTTTTATCAAGAAATTTATTTCTGTATAAACATCTTTAGCTGTATCGGTCAATAAATATTTTTTTAGTTGTACTTCATTAATGCTGTCAGTCAAATTAATATAATGATAATCGGTCAGGTAGCTGTATGAAGAATCAGAACGTATAAAATCAGCCCAATTACTAGACATCGCAATGGATTCGTTGCCTAATATGGTTTTTATTGCCAGTTTTGCTTTTGGCGTTAAGTAGCTTTCTGCAATTTGTCCAACTATTCTGTGTCCCAATACTCCCCATGCCATTGCATTAAACGAGCTGTAAAAAAGTAAGCCTGTTAATACCAATTTTTTAAGTGATCTCATGCTGATTTATTTTGGCAACGTTATCGTAATTATTCAAGCTAAGTTATGAATTAGTTATTGCCTTTTTGTTAACTTGTAATATAATTGCGAACGGTTCAGCTTAGATAAATTTTTATTCAATGGCTAAGAAGAAAGTCCTTTGTTTTGGAGAATTATTATTACGTATTTCGCCCGCTGTTAATGCTACAGCAGAGAAAAATCCTGTATTGGTATATGTAGGTGGCGCCGAAGCCAATGTAGCAACAGCTTTGGCAGGCTGGGATGTTCCGGTAAAATATTGTACGGTGTTGCCGGATAATTTTATGGCTCGTCACATGCTGCATTATTTAGAGTATCATAATATATATACATCGTCTGTTTTATTTTCTGGCAACCGTATTGGTTTGTATTATTTAGAAAGAGGAGCAGATCTGAAAGGAAACATGGTGTACGACAGGGATCATTCTTCTTTCTCTGAATTAAAACGTGGCATGATCGATTGGGACAGGGTTTTGCACGATGTGTCCTGGTTTAATTTTTCTGCTATTAGCCCTGCATTGAATGAGAACGTTGCAGATGCTTGCCTGGAAGCGCTCGAAGCTGCATCGAAAAAAGATATTACTATTTCGGTAGATCTAAACTATCGCTCCCGTTTATGGAAATATGGCAAACACCCAATTGATGTAATGCCTGCATTGGTAGAACATTGTGATGTGGTTATGGGGAATATCTGGAGTGCGAATACTTTATTAGGAATTCCTGTTGATGAGCATATCCATGATAAAAAAAGCAGGGATGCTTATTTGTCACATGCAGTTGAAACATCTAAGCAGATCATCCAAAAATTCCCCAAGTGTAAAACCGTTGCCAACACTTTTCGTTTTGACAGCAAGGATAATGACATCTTATATTATACCAGCTTATTTACAGATAATAAAGAATTTCATTCCCAGGAATTTACCTGTCATGGTGTAGTGGACAGGTCGGGTAGTGGGGATTGCTTTATGGCAGGATTGATCTATGGATTATACAATCAACATGCTCCACAGGAACTATTGAATTATGCATCTGCAGCAGCTTTTGGTAAACTGCAGGAATTTGGCGATGCAACGGGGCAGGATGTATTGACCGTTTCTGAAATGAGTAGTAAATAAAACTTTCTGGTTAATCCCAGCTTGCAAACTTAAAACCTAAAGTAATCAGCCAGTCTCCCTGGAGGATCTTCGGTTTATACAAATTTCCTCCTATATCGTATTCATCGTAATTAAAAGCTCGCGTGGTACCAAACTTTGCAAAGAGAAAGGTGTTATTTCGTTTATTTTTATCCTGATCAATCAATACATCTAATGCAACACCTGCCTGGTAAGCCAATGTTGTTGAAGTAGCAAATACAGATCTATTATTCAGTACAATATTACTAATGTTTGTATAGTTAGGATTGAAGTCTGATGGCTTTGAGTATTCCAATGATGAATTACGCAATGAAAACCCTAGATATGGATATAAGTTTACTTTTAATGATTTTATAAAATCATATCCCCAATCAAATTCAAGTAAGCTCGATAGAGATACTTTTATTGACTCGTTTTCTTTAGTTGCGTTATTGTTTAATCCTATTACAGCGAAATAGAAATCGAACATACGTCGCTTCTTTTGGCTGCTTATGCCTATACCAAATCTTGATGAAAATGGATTCAATTTAGTAAAGCCGCTTTGTGTAATGCTGTTATTCAAATTGCTGTAATCAGAGTGGAGCATATCGCCAAATAAAGAGAAGGCAATATACCCATGTCCTTTTGAGCGTAAAGAATCGATCTTTTTTACCAATTTTTTGTATTGCTCCGTTCCAACTAATGAATCATATGCATGTATGCGAAGTGCAGAAAGTTGGCGTTCGTAAATTATTAATGAAGTTCTTTTAGATTCGGGAACTTTTTGAGCCATTGTAAAGAATGGGAGCAGCAGTAAGGAAAACAAAATTATTTTTTTCATGTAGAGTTTATTGAATTGCCATAAAGATATGAGATAGAACTAAGAAGAGCGTTTAAGTTAATATCAATACTTTCAAAATATATCTTATCTTCCGTTACCAAACTTTTTCTATTTTTTATTTTTAAAACTGCTGCTATGGGTATTAAGTTTAGGCTTACTGTAATGAATTTTTTAGAGTTTTTCATTTGGGGTTCCTGGTTAATTTCTTTGGGAGGGTATTTGTTTAATGTATTACATTTTACAGGCATCCAGGTTGGCAGCATCTATGGAACAATGGGTATTGCCTCTTTATTTATGCCTGCATTATTAGGTATAGTGGCAGACAGGTGGGTAAATGCAGAAAGAGTATTAGGCTTGTGTCATATCATTGGTGCCGTTTTATTATACCAGGCTTCAAAAGCAACCAGCTTTAGTTCTATCTACCTGATTATGTTCTTAAATTCAATGGTATTCATGCCTACCATTGCTTTAAATAATACAGTTTCTTATATCGTTCTTGAAAACAGGGGATTTAATATCATAAAAGATTTTCCGCCAATACGGGTTTGGGGAACTATTGGTTTTATTGTTGCCTTGTGGGTGGTGGATTTTAGCGGTTGGACAAACAGCCCGCTTCAATTTTATATCAGTTCTGTTTCTGCTTTGTTTTTAGGTATCTATTCATTTACGATCCCACCATGTCCGCCTGCTAAAACAAAAGAGAAAAAAAGTTTGGCAGCTTCATTAGGCTTAGATGCATTTGTTCTTTTTAAAAATAAGAAAATGGTGATATTTTTTATTTTCTCAATGTTGCTGGGTGCTGCTTTACAAATAACCAATGTTTATGGAAGCGCCTTTTTAAGAGACTTTGCTAACGTTAAGGAATATGCCAATTCTTTTGGAGTGATACATTCTAATCTTCTAATTTCCATTTCACAGATATCGGAAACTTTATTCATTCTTACTATACCATTCTTTTTACAGAAGTTTGGGATTAAACGTGTAATGATCATAAGCATTTTTGCCTGGGTGTTGAGGTTTGGCCTGTATGCTGTTGGCAACCCGGGTAGCGGATTGATATTGTTAGTGCTTTCTATGGTCGTTTATGGAATGGCGTTCGACTTTTTTAATATTTCCGGTTCATTATTTGTAGAAAAAGAAGCCGATATTAAAATAAGGGCAAGTGCACAAGGTTTATTTATGCTGATGACGAATGGCATAGGAGCTTTCTTAGGAACATTGATAAGCGGCGAAGTGGTAGATCATTTTACAGCGAATGGTGTAAAGGATTGGACAAGCATCTGGTTTTGTTTTGCAGGATATGCGCTGGTTATCGGTTTGATCTTTCCTTTAGTATTTAAATATAAACACGATCCCACGCAGATTGCAGCAATAAAACATTAAGCAGTTTTTCAATTCCCGATCAGGATTAGAAGATGTAAAGAGCTTATTTAGCAGTTCAATAGTGAAATGAATATCAAGCTTTGGGAGTCTTTATATGTTCCGGGCGCACGCCCATACCAACTACCCGTGCAGGAATTCTTTGTAATACAGGAAACCATTTTAATAATTTAAAAAAGAAGGGGAGCTTTGTTTGTTTGGTAAGATCTGTTTTTCGTTGTATAATTCCATTCTGAATAAATACCTGCACCTTTTGAATGATCCTTGCAGGAAACATTCTTCTTTGCTGCACCTGTTTTAAAATATCGATCGTGATGGGTTGTTTATCAAGCAATGGCTTGTATAAGATATTTGCGGTAGCTACAGCATCCTGTATCGCCAAATTTATTCCCACACCGCCAATGGGCGACATCGCATGTGCGGCGTCGCCAATACATAGCAGTCCATCGCAATACCATTGTTCTAAATGATCGATGGCAACACTTAATAATTTTACCTGTTCCCAGTCTTTTAATTCATCCACACGGTCACTTAAAAATGCAGCAGTGGCAGCTACTTCTTTTTGAAAGGATGTTATATTGTTTTGCTTGATCTTTTCATAACCATCTTTTGCAATTACATAGGCACATTGCCAGTATTCACCTCTTTGCAATAGCACCATCATTCTTCCCATGGCAAAACGACCAAAGGTTTCTACCGGGTCTATTTTTTTTCTTGATAAACGAAACCACAGCACATCGATAGGAGCGCCGGTGGTTGACACTTTTAAGTTTGCCTGTTGCCGT
The Ferruginibacter albus DNA segment above includes these coding regions:
- the uxaC gene encoding glucuronate isomerase, with amino-acid sequence MKKFLDENFLLESKTAQQLYHDFAKQMPIIDYHNHLPPDQIANDINFQNLTQVWLYGDHYKWRAMRTNGVHESYCTGDKDDYAKFEKWAATVPYTLRNPLYHWTHLELQRYYGINKILSSETAKEIYDEASAKLQTADYSVRNLLRMANVKVLCTTDDPIDSLEHHAKIKADGFEIKILPAFRPDKAMNVDDVATFNTYVDKVEAVSNVSVSSYDDYLKALKNRHDFFATMGSTVSDHGLEQIYAEDYTEAEIRTIFSKIRSGKALDYTENLKIKSAFLVEFAKWDAEKGWVQQFHLGALRNNNARMMRLLGPDTGWDSIGDFSQGKALAKFLNKLDTTDQLAKTILYNLNPADNEVMATMIGNFNDGSVAGKVQFGSGWWFLDQKDGMIKQMNALSNMGLLSKFVGMLTDSRSFMSYPRHEYFRRILCNMFGSEIENGELPNNIEWVGKVIEDICFNNANAYFGFNAVNKITAKSAALV
- a CDS encoding S1/P1 nuclease, yielding MRSLKKLVLTGLLFYSSFNAMAWGVLGHRIVGQIAESYLTPKAKLAIKTILGNESIAMSSNWADFIRSDSSYSYLTDYHYINLTDSINEVQLKKYLLTDTAKDVYTEINFLIKELKKKNLAKDKQQMYLRLLVHFVGDVHQPLHVSREEDWGGNKIKVQWFKEQTNLHSVWDEKLIDFQQLSYTEYAGAINYVTPSQKLQWQKTPLYDWVFESHELAVKIYNGVSLDNPKLGYRYNYDNIHIINAQLLKAGVRLAGILNEIFG
- a CDS encoding sugar kinase, yielding MAKKKVLCFGELLLRISPAVNATAEKNPVLVYVGGAEANVATALAGWDVPVKYCTVLPDNFMARHMLHYLEYHNIYTSSVLFSGNRIGLYYLERGADLKGNMVYDRDHSSFSELKRGMIDWDRVLHDVSWFNFSAISPALNENVADACLEALEAASKKDITISVDLNYRSRLWKYGKHPIDVMPALVEHCDVVMGNIWSANTLLGIPVDEHIHDKKSRDAYLSHAVETSKQIIQKFPKCKTVANTFRFDSKDNDILYYTSLFTDNKEFHSQEFTCHGVVDRSGSGDCFMAGLIYGLYNQHAPQELLNYASAAAFGKLQEFGDATGQDVLTVSEMSSK
- a CDS encoding nucleoside permease, coding for MGIKFRLTVMNFLEFFIWGSWLISLGGYLFNVLHFTGIQVGSIYGTMGIASLFMPALLGIVADRWVNAERVLGLCHIIGAVLLYQASKATSFSSIYLIMFLNSMVFMPTIALNNTVSYIVLENRGFNIIKDFPPIRVWGTIGFIVALWVVDFSGWTNSPLQFYISSVSALFLGIYSFTIPPCPPAKTKEKKSLAASLGLDAFVLFKNKKMVIFFIFSMLLGAALQITNVYGSAFLRDFANVKEYANSFGVIHSNLLISISQISETLFILTIPFFLQKFGIKRVMIISIFAWVLRFGLYAVGNPGSGLILLVLSMVVYGMAFDFFNISGSLFVEKEADIKIRASAQGLFMLMTNGIGAFLGTLISGEVVDHFTANGVKDWTSIWFCFAGYALVIGLIFPLVFKYKHDPTQIAAIKH
- a CDS encoding FAD-dependent oxidoreductase — encoded protein: MFFLPAGPQTLQGMLSILTKSMYNCSARYIIIIFTSVYCNFKTINKCCMDDLSTMTTDCCICGGGPAGMMLGFLLARAGVNVIVLEKHKDFLRDFRGDTIHPSTIQLMHELNILDDFLKVPHQEVTTLKGQYNDFTVQIADFSYLPLAKPVLGLMPQWDFLNFIATQAKQYNNFKLLTEANVTELVKTNGKVSGIKAVTPNGMLTVSANVVIGTDGRRSTVRQQANLKVSTTGAPIDVLWFRLSRKKIDPVETFGRFAMGRMMVLLQRGEYWQCAYVIAKDGYEKIKQNNITSFQKEVAATAAFLSDRVDELKDWEQVKLLSVAIDHLEQWYCDGLLCIGDAAHAMSPIGGVGINLAIQDAVATANILYKPLLDKQPITIDILKQVQQRRMFPARIIQKVQVFIQNGIIQRKTDLTKQTKLPFFFKLLKWFPVLQRIPARVVGMGVRPEHIKTPKA